The window TGGCTGACGAGGTTGCGGAAGATCGAGTTGTAGAAGGCATCGACCTTCTCGTCCGCAAGGATGACTTCCTTCGCCAGTTCCGGGTCGCGGGCGGCGTAGGCGGTCAGCACGTCGTGGACCATCTCGCTGGCGACTTCGGCCATGGCGGGAAGCAGGGTGAGCGGTTCGAACTTCTTGCGGTTGTCGCCGATCTCGCGGCTCGCCTTGGCGATGTTCTTGGAATAGTCGCCGATACGCTCGACCACGCCGGCGATCTTCAGCGCGGCGATGACTTCGCGCAAATCGTCCGCCATCGGCGCACGCAGCGCGATGATGCGCACGGCCAGCTTGTCGATCTCGCTTTCGAGCGCGTCGATTTTCTTGTCGCCCTTGACGACCTTCTTGGCGAGGTCGTCGTCACCGCGCACCAACGCATCGAGC of the Qipengyuania gaetbuli genome contains:
- the phoU gene encoding phosphate signaling complex protein PhoU → MQEHTVKAFDEDITRLRGLIAEMGGLAEVAIQQALDALVRGDDDLAKKVVKGDKKIDALESEIDKLAVRIIALRAPMADDLREVIAALKIAGVVERIGDYSKNIAKASREIGDNRKKFEPLTLLPAMAEVASEMVHDVLTAYAARDPELAKEVILADEKVDAFYNSIFRNLVSHMVENPSMISSAAQLLFVARNLERIGDHATNVAEMVHFAATGQYPVDEDN